CTCGGCGGGCGCTTCTACTATGGTTTCTGGAACGGTGAGCTTCCGGGCTGGTTCAGCCAGCTGCCGTTCGTGATGGTGCTCTCGCTGCTCGCGGTACTGCTTGCTACCGGAGGGATCGTCCTGCTGCTGCAGGAGGGCGACTCCCTGTTCCTGCGCCAGCGGCAGAGCTGGATCAATACGATTATCGCCGGAGGAATGGCCTACAGCCTGGCTGTTACGGCACTTAAGATAGCAGCGGTCTTCGCGCTGCTGCTGCCGTTCCTGCTCCGCGGCTATGGCCTCAGTCCGGCAGCGGTCTGGGGGCTGCTGGCGCTGACGCTTGCCTGCAGCTGGGCCGTCAAGCTGCTGGGCCATCTCGTCAGGGTGCAACGGCAGGGCTTCCGCCGCAGATTATGGCTGGTCCCGGCTGTTGCGGTTCCGTGCGGTGTCTACCTGCGTCTGGCCCTCCTCTGGAAGGACAATCCAGTCCTGCTGTTCACAACGGCTTCTGTCTATGCTGCCGCAGCCGCCCTGGCCTTCTGGTACCGCCTGCGTCTGCGCGGCACCTTCATGAACGATGTGCGCGAGGACTACAAGCAGCGGATGCGGATCGCCGCGCTGCTGCTGCGCGGGGTGCTCGACAAGCCGCGGCCGACCCGGCATAAGCCGTGGATCTTCCGCAAATCGCAGCCGCTGCTGGCCTCCCGGGAGCCCGAGAGCCGGTTCGCAGCCTCGGCGGTGAAGGCGCTGCTGCGCAATCCCGCCCACCTCAAGCTG
This region of Paenibacillus sp. FSL K6-1096 genomic DNA includes:
- a CDS encoding ABC transporter permease; amino-acid sequence: MLRRTGMSRQSYAFPTAGSLFRRRLFSHFREQSSIIRTAVDWTVLLYILIPGGLLGGRFYYGFWNGELPGWFSQLPFVMVLSLLAVLLATGGIVLLLQEGDSLFLRQRQSWINTIIAGGMAYSLAVTALKIAAVFALLLPFLLRGYGLSPAAVWGLLALTLACSWAVKLLGHLVRVQRQGFRRRLWLVPAVAVPCGVYLRLALLWKDNPVLLFTTASVYAAAAALAFWYRLRLRGTFMNDVREDYKQRMRIAALLLRGVLDKPRPTRHKPWIFRKSQPLLASREPESRFAASAVKALLRNPAHLKLYLSFTGVALIAVLIVPVVLKWLLYAVLTSLMAFWLSSFWLLFSGDDYIGILPFTKVQKADAGAKAMPILLMPFAVLCAAAVCIPAYGWWGILLFPVVGAAAGLWIGRLFSTIRFARYE